In Opitutus sp., one genomic interval encodes:
- the murJ gene encoding murein biosynthesis integral membrane protein MurJ — MSKNLKHIGIVASATLVSRVLGLGRDMLTTTVFGVGALNSAFVSAFTLPNLFRRLLGEGALTAALVPTLHEEMEKKQRAGAFVLVSQVTSWLLVVTTSVVVLAMLGLSQAGRLAEFAVGWGVSAETTHRWLQGADLAVVLFPYLIFVCLAAVFSATLQTLNRFLEPALSPIWLNLSMIGLLGGAAYLGWAQDKPGAMHWLCAGVLLGGFLQMAVPAIALMREGWRPRFDLGASDPFKSIVRLMVPTLFGSAIYLVNMAVSRLVGLSLNDAAASVLNLATRLMELPIGVFAVAVSTVVFPLISKYAAQGDHANLAAAYRKGMRLILVINMPAAVGMVVLAEPIIRLLFQRGAFDAEATALMVPVLAVFALGLPVFSFVNLVLRAFYAQKDTSTPVRAAALSFLVNLALSFLLMGPFSTVGLAIASNVAVLVQAWFLQAKLARKLPGLAFSHLAADAGKVLVASLLMGAVVAGGWWGWQRGVAPGLWADAAGLALLIGVGMTVYAGLVWVFRIEGREDLAAMVRRRLGRT; from the coding sequence GTGTCCAAAAACCTCAAGCACATCGGTATCGTGGCTTCGGCTACCCTCGTCTCGCGGGTGCTGGGCCTGGGGCGCGACATGCTTACGACGACCGTGTTCGGCGTCGGTGCACTCAACTCCGCTTTCGTATCCGCTTTTACCCTTCCCAATTTGTTTCGCCGCCTGCTCGGCGAGGGCGCGCTGACCGCCGCTTTGGTGCCCACCCTGCATGAGGAGATGGAGAAAAAACAGCGCGCAGGGGCGTTTGTTTTGGTCAGCCAAGTGACAAGCTGGCTGCTGGTGGTCACCACAAGTGTGGTCGTCTTGGCGATGCTCGGACTGAGCCAGGCCGGACGCTTGGCCGAGTTCGCGGTCGGGTGGGGGGTATCAGCGGAGACCACGCACCGCTGGCTGCAAGGGGCGGACTTGGCCGTCGTGCTGTTTCCCTACCTGATTTTTGTGTGTCTGGCGGCGGTATTCAGCGCCACCTTGCAGACGTTGAACCGGTTTTTGGAGCCGGCGCTGTCACCGATTTGGCTGAACCTTTCGATGATCGGACTGCTCGGCGGCGCAGCCTATTTGGGCTGGGCGCAGGACAAGCCGGGCGCGATGCACTGGTTGTGCGCCGGTGTCTTGCTGGGCGGCTTTTTGCAAATGGCGGTGCCGGCCATCGCTCTCATGCGCGAGGGCTGGCGTCCGCGCTTCGACTTGGGCGCGAGCGATCCCTTTAAAAGCATCGTGCGACTGATGGTGCCTACGCTGTTCGGCTCGGCGATTTACCTGGTTAACATGGCGGTTTCGCGACTGGTAGGGCTTTCGCTCAACGACGCGGCGGCCTCGGTGTTGAATCTGGCCACGCGCCTGATGGAGCTGCCGATCGGGGTGTTTGCGGTGGCGGTGTCCACGGTGGTTTTCCCGCTGATTTCAAAATACGCGGCGCAGGGCGATCACGCCAATTTGGCTGCCGCCTACCGCAAGGGAATGCGGCTGATTTTGGTCATCAATATGCCGGCGGCCGTCGGCATGGTGGTGCTGGCCGAGCCGATCATCCGGCTGCTGTTTCAGCGCGGGGCGTTCGATGCCGAAGCCACCGCCTTGATGGTGCCGGTGTTGGCGGTTTTCGCTCTGGGCTTACCGGTTTTTTCGTTCGTGAACTTGGTACTGCGGGCCTTTTACGCGCAAAAGGATACGTCCACCCCGGTGCGTGCCGCCGCCTTGAGTTTTTTGGTTAACTTGGCGCTGAGCTTTTTGCTCATGGGGCCGTTTTCCACCGTGGGCTTGGCGATCGCCAGCAATGTCGCGGTCTTGGTGCAGGCGTGGTTTCTCCAGGCCAAACTGGCGCGCAAACTTCCCGGCTTGGCCTTCAGCCACCTCGCCGCAGATGCCGGAAAAGTGCTCGTCGCCAGTTTGCTCATGGGCGCGGTGGTGGCAGGCGGCTGGTGGGGCTGGCAGCGCGGGGTTGCACCGGGGCTTTGGGCGGATGCGGCCGGTTTGGCGCTGCTCATCGGCGTGGGCATGACGGTGTATGCGGGCCTGGTTTGGGTGTTCCGTATCGAGGGCCGCGAGGATTTGGCGGCGATGGTACGCCGACGCTTGGGCCGAACTTGA
- a CDS encoding DUF4013 domain-containing protein translates to MPSLEQVCKRLFSDQSWFLKAVVGALLLIIPVAHFLAFGYLYNMVEQARRGEDLDFPEWGDWRRLFTNGMAAFAIFLVLGVVPILTAWVLVWPLHFFLNYGAFIYLPLVPAVMLAGPLTVAGIYQYQRNEEFRDAFRLGVLVAMLRSTKLYFWVPTFALIGFLVAGYPLMTFTVFVGLAASWSYYAVSYRFVEESRKARIRG, encoded by the coding sequence ATGCCTTCCCTCGAACAAGTTTGCAAACGCCTCTTTTCCGACCAGTCGTGGTTTCTCAAAGCTGTTGTCGGGGCGTTGTTGTTGATCATCCCGGTCGCCCATTTTTTAGCGTTCGGCTACTTGTACAACATGGTCGAGCAGGCCCGTCGCGGTGAGGACCTTGATTTCCCTGAGTGGGGGGATTGGCGCCGCCTTTTCACGAACGGAATGGCGGCCTTTGCCATTTTTTTAGTGCTCGGCGTGGTGCCGATTTTGACGGCGTGGGTGCTGGTTTGGCCCCTGCATTTTTTCCTCAACTACGGGGCGTTTATTTATCTGCCCTTGGTGCCGGCGGTGATGTTAGCGGGGCCGCTCACGGTGGCCGGCATTTATCAGTACCAGCGCAATGAGGAATTCCGTGATGCGTTTCGCCTTGGTGTGCTGGTGGCGATGCTGCGCTCGACCAAGCTCTATTTTTGGGTGCCGACCTTTGCCTTGATCGGCTTTTTGGTCGCTGGCTACCCCTTGATGACATTCACCGTTTTTGTCGGTCTGGCAGCGAGTTGGTCTTACTATGCGGTTTCATATCGCTTCGTTGAAGAGTCGCGCAAGGCGCGGATTCGTGGTTGA
- a CDS encoding iron-containing alcohol dehydrogenase, giving the protein MNSFSIYTPARIFFGTDQLTPFAQTVAKLGRHAFVVVGGGSCERLGYLAEITTALEHAGLRVSVFRGIEPNPEAATINRATAALRSLGADIVVPLGGGSTMDAAKAIAALATSQLDHDIWPFVRGESREGQLNRALPLAAIATTAATASEVTPYAVISNRTVKGKSVLAHEFLKPAVALLNPAYTTQLPPTATRDGAADILSHVFENYLLGGGDSPLADRHAEGVMATVIHSLPHVLAKPDDLAHRGQLLWASTLALNDYPNAGRQPSQFVLHSMEHALSGWYPDLAHGRGLATLYPAYFRWLLARNRGRERFAQLGERLFGITGADAPERFIATFEEWLDANGLRQSLGNLGIDESDYAPIAAYAVKVYGDGHQLDALGPLPAAEIVSIFKATAPQAHALRH; this is encoded by the coding sequence ATGAACTCATTCTCAATCTATACCCCCGCGCGCATTTTCTTCGGCACGGATCAACTCACCCCATTCGCCCAAACGGTCGCCAAACTTGGCCGCCACGCCTTCGTCGTCGTTGGCGGGGGCAGTTGTGAGCGGCTCGGTTATTTGGCCGAGATAACGACCGCCTTGGAACACGCCGGTCTGCGCGTCTCGGTTTTTCGCGGTATCGAGCCCAATCCCGAGGCGGCGACCATCAACCGCGCAACCGCCGCCCTGCGCTCGCTCGGTGCCGATATCGTTGTTCCCCTCGGTGGCGGCTCGACCATGGATGCAGCCAAGGCCATTGCCGCTCTCGCGACGTCCCAACTAGACCATGATATTTGGCCGTTCGTCCGCGGTGAGTCCCGCGAGGGCCAGCTCAACCGCGCACTGCCCTTGGCAGCCATTGCCACGACCGCGGCCACCGCCTCCGAGGTCACCCCCTACGCGGTGATTTCCAACCGCACCGTCAAAGGCAAATCGGTCCTCGCGCATGAGTTCCTCAAGCCGGCCGTCGCCCTGCTCAATCCGGCGTACACCACCCAGTTGCCGCCGACCGCCACGCGCGATGGGGCGGCCGACATCCTCAGCCACGTGTTTGAAAACTACCTGCTCGGCGGTGGCGACTCGCCGCTGGCCGATCGTCACGCGGAGGGCGTCATGGCCACGGTGATCCACAGTTTACCGCACGTGTTGGCCAAGCCCGACGACCTCGCCCACCGCGGCCAGTTGTTGTGGGCCTCCACGCTCGCGCTCAACGACTACCCGAACGCGGGCCGGCAGCCCTCGCAGTTCGTGCTGCATTCGATGGAGCATGCGTTGAGCGGCTGGTATCCCGACCTCGCCCACGGGCGCGGCTTGGCCACGTTGTACCCGGCGTATTTCCGCTGGCTGTTGGCGCGCAACCGCGGCCGTGAACGCTTCGCCCAACTCGGCGAGCGCCTGTTTGGCATCACCGGCGCCGATGCACCGGAGCGCTTCATCGCCACCTTCGAGGAATGGCTCGACGCCAACGGCCTGCGCCAATCGTTGGGCAACCTCGGCATCGACGAGTCCGACTACGCCCCGATCGCCGCCTACGCGGTTAAAGTGTACGGCGATGGCCACCAGCTCGATGCACTGGGGCCGTTACCCGCCGCCGAGATTGTTTCGATCTTCAAAGCGACGGCGCCACAAGCGCACGCTCTGCGGCACTGA
- a CDS encoding AAA family ATPase: protein MNPPATASNNPFLQPAQSLLTAPTNKEIKRVFVAATRMNDGKTTTCLGLYGALQTIFPRVGFIKPVGQRFVSVQGAQVDEDPFLFDTIYNVRVPIQSMSPVTIDPTFTRRYLKNPNELLPELKNQICRAFDRVSWEKDFTLIEGTGHAGVGSVFDLSNASVAKLLKSPVILVCPGGIGRPIDEIALNKALFDKAGVEVIGAILNKIEPDKIDYVREYAGIGLKRLGVPLLGLLPVEKILTAPNLTQIAEDIEGQWINGRKGCAKQRVHRVIIGAMTAKGIVDYLTPGTLIITPGDRDDIILAAISSARLAGSTTIAGLILTNNIQPHPKLVELLAQTDIPVIAAKGESYTVTSTINRMTVKTQPQDTDKIPVIKNLIMNNIDLPSLIAKL, encoded by the coding sequence ATGAATCCCCCTGCAACCGCCAGCAACAACCCGTTTCTTCAGCCCGCGCAGTCATTATTAACGGCGCCGACCAACAAGGAAATCAAACGGGTGTTTGTGGCGGCGACGCGCATGAACGACGGCAAGACGACCACCTGCCTCGGTCTCTACGGCGCTCTGCAGACGATTTTTCCACGGGTGGGCTTTATTAAACCCGTAGGCCAGCGCTTCGTCAGCGTGCAGGGCGCACAGGTCGATGAGGACCCCTTTCTCTTCGACACGATTTACAACGTGCGTGTGCCCATCCAAAGCATGAGCCCGGTGACCATCGACCCCACCTTCACCCGGCGTTACCTCAAAAACCCGAACGAGCTCCTGCCCGAGTTAAAGAACCAAATCTGCCGGGCGTTTGACCGCGTTTCATGGGAAAAGGATTTCACCTTGATCGAGGGTACCGGCCATGCCGGCGTCGGCTCCGTTTTTGACCTATCAAACGCCAGCGTCGCCAAGCTGCTCAAATCTCCCGTCATCCTGGTGTGCCCAGGCGGAATCGGTCGGCCCATCGACGAAATCGCGCTCAATAAAGCCCTTTTCGACAAGGCCGGTGTCGAGGTGATCGGTGCGATCCTCAACAAGATCGAACCCGATAAAATCGACTACGTGCGTGAATACGCCGGCATCGGACTCAAGCGCCTCGGCGTCCCGCTGCTCGGCCTCCTGCCCGTCGAAAAAATACTCACGGCCCCCAACCTGACGCAGATTGCCGAGGACATTGAAGGCCAGTGGATCAATGGTCGCAAGGGCTGCGCCAAGCAGCGCGTTCACCGCGTCATCATCGGCGCCATGACGGCCAAGGGCATCGTTGATTACCTCACTCCGGGCACGCTGATCATCACCCCCGGCGATCGCGACGACATCATCCTCGCGGCCATTTCCAGTGCCCGCCTAGCCGGTAGCACCACCATCGCGGGCCTCATTCTCACCAACAACATCCAGCCTCACCCCAAGTTGGTCGAATTGCTGGCCCAAACCGACATCCCCGTAATCGCCGCCAAGGGTGAAAGCTACACCGTCACCTCGACGATCAACCGCATGACGGTGAAAACCCAGCCGCAGGACACCGACAAGATCCCGGTCATCAAAAACCTGATCATGAACAACATCGATTTGCCCAGCCTGATCGCGAAGCTTTAA
- a CDS encoding phosphate acetyltransferase produces the protein MPIIPKLIERLQRHPKRIVFPEGNDPRILQAARQWVTRRMGAPILLGDRAAIKATAAKLDINLQGMRLIEPERSEEFEGLASHLEQIRRLKGVRSTEAREALKNTSYYATMMLVTGQADALISGATMSAASGLRPIFQIVPRFEHVQTASSLIVLDFDEKKVGSDGSLFLADCGVIPDPTAEQLCDIAISTAMIARHLTGEVPRVAMLSYASKSASNHPSLIKVRQATELARAKARAAFLEMEIDGELQVDAALDAAVAETKGVSSSVAGHANVLVFPDLNSGNIAFKLMQHLGGANAYGQILTGLTKPAAEISRGASAHDVFGAAAIVGCQAIDRRLLFGSA, from the coding sequence ATGCCCATCATCCCCAAGTTAATTGAACGTCTGCAGCGCCACCCCAAGCGAATCGTTTTCCCTGAAGGCAACGACCCGCGCATTCTGCAAGCCGCACGCCAGTGGGTCACCCGGCGCATGGGCGCGCCGATTCTGCTCGGCGACCGCGCGGCGATCAAAGCCACTGCGGCCAAGCTCGATATTAACCTGCAGGGCATGCGCCTGATTGAACCCGAGCGCAGCGAAGAATTTGAAGGGCTCGCCAGCCACTTGGAGCAGATTCGCCGATTGAAAGGCGTGCGCAGCACCGAGGCGCGCGAAGCGCTGAAAAACACCAGCTATTACGCCACCATGATGCTGGTCACCGGCCAGGCCGACGCGCTCATTTCCGGCGCCACCATGTCGGCAGCCAGCGGCCTGCGCCCGATTTTCCAGATCGTTCCGCGCTTCGAACACGTGCAAACCGCCTCCTCGCTCATCGTGCTCGATTTCGACGAGAAAAAGGTCGGCAGCGACGGTTCGCTCTTCCTGGCCGACTGCGGCGTCATCCCTGATCCCACCGCCGAGCAGCTCTGTGACATCGCCATTTCCACGGCGATGATCGCCCGTCACCTCACCGGCGAAGTGCCCCGAGTTGCCATGCTCAGTTACGCTTCCAAGAGCGCGTCCAACCACCCCTCGCTCATCAAGGTCCGCCAAGCCACCGAACTGGCCCGCGCCAAGGCCCGTGCCGCCTTCCTCGAAATGGAAATCGACGGCGAACTTCAGGTCGACGCCGCACTCGACGCCGCCGTGGCTGAAACCAAGGGTGTAAGCAGCTCTGTGGCCGGTCATGCCAACGTGCTGGTTTTCCCCGACCTCAACTCGGGCAACATCGCCTTCAAACTCATGCAACACCTCGGTGGTGCCAACGCCTACGGCCAGATCCTCACCGGCCTCACCAAGCCGGCCGCCGAGATCAGCCGCGGTGCCAGCGCCCACGACGTCTTCGGTGCCGCAGCCATCGTCGGCTGTCAGGCCATCGACCGGCGCCTACTCTTCGGCTCCGCCTGA
- a CDS encoding NAD(P)H-dependent oxidoreductase codes for MNTITTTQLLESLHWRYATKKFDPSLKIPAATWSALEESLVLTPSSFGAQPWKFLVVNTPELRAKLVPASWGQTQVVDASHLVVFAFKLNLDEAHINHYMARTAEVRGTTVEAMEPFKKIIMGSLDGARAKGYLDTWQSRQIYIALGQFMAAAALLGLDTCPMEGLDPAKYDEILGLVGSGYTTLCACPIGYRAADDKYATTPKVRFPLSEVIAHL; via the coding sequence ATGAACACGATCACCACCACCCAGCTGCTAGAATCCCTCCACTGGCGTTACGCCACCAAGAAGTTCGACCCATCCCTGAAAATCCCCGCCGCCACCTGGTCGGCGCTCGAGGAATCCCTCGTGCTCACGCCGTCGTCCTTCGGTGCCCAGCCGTGGAAATTCCTGGTGGTTAACACCCCTGAATTACGCGCGAAACTCGTGCCCGCGTCCTGGGGCCAGACCCAGGTCGTCGACGCCTCCCACCTTGTGGTTTTCGCCTTCAAGCTGAACCTCGATGAGGCGCACATTAACCACTACATGGCCCGCACCGCCGAGGTTCGCGGCACCACGGTCGAGGCGATGGAGCCGTTTAAAAAAATCATCATGGGCAGTCTCGACGGCGCTCGGGCCAAGGGTTACCTGGACACCTGGCAGTCGCGCCAGATTTACATCGCCCTCGGTCAGTTCATGGCGGCGGCGGCGTTGCTCGGTCTCGATACCTGCCCGATGGAAGGTCTCGATCCGGCCAAGTACGACGAAATCCTCGGTCTGGTCGGCAGCGGCTACACCACGCTGTGCGCCTGCCCGATCGGCTACCGTGCCGCCGACGACAAATACGCGACCACCCCCAAGGTGCGCTTCCCGCTCTCCGAGGTGATCGCCCACCTGTAA
- a CDS encoding polyprenyl synthetase family protein translates to MDISIKLNQLIAQVETAIDQLVPAYADGDAGPARIHDAMRYSLQAGGKRLRPVLALSAASLFRPSASALPAAIALECIHTYSLVHDDLPCMDNDDLRRGRPTAHRQFDEATALLAGDALLTQAFVLLATHYSATPRLATTLVAELADAASGSRLVGGQMQDLLAEKKNNATASELDYIHLNKTAAMLEASLVMGGLVGEADSNALANLRSAGRHLGLAFQIIDDVLDATADSATLGKTAGKDAKAGKTTYVSLHGIKTARRLAQEQTDAALASLRSLPGDTAFLVQLAQSLLTRVK, encoded by the coding sequence ATGGACATCTCAATCAAATTAAACCAGCTGATCGCCCAGGTCGAAACCGCCATCGACCAACTCGTGCCCGCGTACGCTGATGGCGACGCCGGCCCAGCGCGTATCCACGACGCCATGCGCTACAGCCTGCAAGCCGGAGGCAAACGCCTGCGGCCTGTTTTGGCTCTTTCTGCCGCCTCTCTTTTCCGCCCCAGCGCCTCCGCCCTGCCCGCCGCCATCGCGTTGGAGTGCATCCACACGTATTCCCTCGTTCACGACGACCTGCCCTGCATGGACAACGACGACCTGCGTCGAGGTCGCCCCACGGCCCACCGCCAATTTGACGAAGCCACCGCGCTGCTCGCCGGCGACGCGCTCCTCACCCAGGCCTTTGTGCTCCTCGCCACTCATTACAGCGCAACACCCCGACTCGCCACCACCCTGGTCGCCGAGCTGGCCGACGCCGCTTCCGGTTCCCGCTTGGTCGGCGGTCAAATGCAGGACCTCTTGGCCGAGAAAAAAAACAACGCCACCGCCTCCGAGCTCGACTACATCCACCTCAACAAAACCGCCGCCATGCTGGAAGCCTCGCTGGTCATGGGCGGACTGGTGGGCGAGGCCGATTCCAACGCCTTGGCCAACCTCCGCAGCGCCGGCCGCCACCTCGGACTGGCGTTTCAAATCATCGACGACGTGCTCGATGCCACCGCTGACAGTGCGACCCTCGGCAAGACCGCCGGCAAGGACGCCAAGGCCGGCAAGACAACCTATGTAAGCCTCCACGGGATCAAAACCGCCCGCCGATTGGCCCAGGAGCAAACCGATGCCGCGCTGGCTTCCCTGCGCTCGCTCCCCGGCGACACCGCGTTCCTCGTTCAACTCGCGCAGTCCCTTTTGACCCGCGTAAAGTGA
- the ptsP gene encoding phosphoenolpyruvate--protein phosphotransferase — MPAAKPVKPETLVQGISASHGIVYGQAFLYIQSDVEVPSYDIELENHGAEITRFEQAIVVTRQQIQKIMAEVDKNLGAEEAQIFDAHLLVLEDQALISETIREFETSGKNIETCFDKVSQRYIKAFAEIDDEYLRERACDIRDVAQRVLQNLLGQSSQNLSQLVEKRVVVANDVSPSDAAGIDSSQALAIVTDSGSKTSHAVIVARSMKVPAVVGLRDLTTQVQSGDWLLVDGYEGVVIINPSQQTLFRYGQIQLQKKGYEQRLMEANRRPAITLDGVAIALRANIEKVDEAGLVKEYLADGVGLFRTEFLYLSSGRIPSENEQYLAYKAIAEALAPAPVVIRTLDLGGDKPMAGHAHLFPKEDNPFLGYRAIRFCLDNPKIFKDQLRAILRASIHGEIRLMYPMISGREELARANAVLAECKEELTTRKIAFNPNLQVGTMIEIPSAAITADLLARDCDFFSIGTNDLIQYLLAIDRVNDKIAHLYEPTHPAVIRTLKSVVEQAHSQKIKVSVCGEMAGDAVYAPLLLGLGIDELSMSPPLIPAVKYLIRSMNLSDAQKLAAEALKMTSAKEILTLCEEFSRMRVKVS; from the coding sequence ATGCCCGCGGCAAAACCCGTTAAACCCGAGACATTGGTGCAAGGCATATCCGCCTCGCACGGAATTGTTTATGGGCAGGCGTTTTTGTATATTCAGAGCGATGTGGAGGTTCCCTCCTACGATATTGAGCTCGAAAATCACGGGGCTGAGATCACGCGTTTCGAACAGGCAATCGTCGTCACGCGCCAGCAGATCCAAAAAATCATGGCCGAGGTGGACAAAAATCTCGGCGCCGAGGAGGCCCAGATTTTCGATGCCCATCTTTTGGTTTTAGAGGACCAAGCGCTCATTTCTGAGACGATTCGCGAGTTCGAGACCTCAGGGAAAAACATCGAAACCTGCTTCGACAAGGTCTCGCAGCGTTACATCAAGGCCTTCGCCGAGATCGACGACGAGTACCTGCGTGAACGCGCCTGCGACATCCGCGACGTGGCTCAACGTGTGCTCCAAAATCTTCTCGGTCAGTCGAGTCAAAATCTTAGCCAGTTGGTGGAGAAACGGGTGGTCGTCGCCAACGATGTATCCCCGTCCGATGCGGCGGGCATTGATAGTTCTCAGGCGCTCGCGATCGTCACGGATTCCGGAAGCAAGACCAGTCATGCGGTGATCGTTGCCCGCTCGATGAAGGTGCCGGCGGTGGTCGGTCTCCGGGATTTGACTACGCAGGTTCAGTCCGGTGACTGGCTTTTGGTGGATGGGTACGAAGGCGTGGTGATCATCAACCCGTCGCAGCAAACGCTTTTTCGTTACGGGCAGATCCAGCTTCAGAAAAAAGGCTATGAGCAACGTCTGATGGAGGCCAATCGCCGTCCTGCCATTACCCTCGATGGGGTGGCGATCGCGCTGCGAGCCAACATCGAAAAGGTGGATGAAGCCGGTTTGGTGAAAGAGTATCTTGCAGACGGCGTGGGGCTGTTCCGCACGGAGTTTCTTTATCTCAGCTCGGGGCGGATCCCGAGCGAGAACGAGCAGTACCTCGCCTACAAGGCCATTGCCGAGGCACTCGCTCCGGCCCCCGTCGTCATCCGGACACTCGATCTTGGCGGCGACAAGCCCATGGCCGGTCACGCTCATCTTTTCCCGAAGGAGGACAACCCCTTCCTGGGCTACCGGGCGATCCGCTTCTGCTTGGATAACCCGAAGATTTTCAAGGATCAGTTGCGCGCCATTCTGCGCGCCAGCATCCACGGCGAAATTCGCCTGATGTATCCCATGATCAGCGGTCGCGAGGAATTGGCCCGCGCCAACGCCGTTCTCGCGGAGTGCAAGGAGGAGCTCACGACGCGCAAGATCGCCTTCAACCCGAATCTCCAGGTGGGCACGATGATTGAAATCCCGAGTGCGGCGATCACCGCCGACTTGCTGGCGCGTGATTGCGACTTTTTCAGCATCGGGACCAACGACCTGATCCAGTACCTTTTGGCGATCGACCGGGTGAACGATAAGATCGCCCACCTTTACGAGCCGACGCATCCGGCGGTCATTCGCACCCTCAAGTCGGTGGTGGAGCAGGCGCACAGCCAGAAAATAAAGGTCAGTGTCTGTGGCGAGATGGCGGGCGACGCGGTTTATGCGCCGCTGCTGCTTGGCCTCGGGATTGATGAGCTGAGCATGTCCCCGCCGCTGATTCCCGCGGTCAAATACCTGATCCGCTCGATGAATCTAAGTGACGCGCAAAAACTCGCCGCCGAAGCGCTTAAGATGACCTCGGCCAAGGAGATTTTGACGCTGTGCGAAGAGTTCAGCCGTATGCGGGTGAAGGTGTCGTAA